In Spiroplasma chinense, a single window of DNA contains:
- a CDS encoding DUF4238 domain-containing protein, with the protein MSKKKKKKTKKQHYIPRFVLRGFSDDGISVKVHYVLENTEKTIQINNSKAGEFWIKNLYEDEDYETNLLEDRLSLIESQIADIYIKKILKKDEIHLNRWHTKLLRLNALLDSSRAFASILVRENKKGGKIFNERNSKLTNLEIKKNFIERIKYLSFDVYDYMKKEADMLDEKGKGFISKDFHKTYEFFLGNTSYSELQESLSLKNEIEQATNSIYNLYTARTVFIRISDDLDKNFLYSDAQLVEFYGTKISEVSRTPILWAKIINPKNAIVYVIKDIPFNNDKSVFAKETFWDLELPKIFDAKNRFIPKDKNNSPYTRKNSNEDQYIFDKHLLVSDRQVDLINAMFLSQAQKEVVYVDEKDLKSAFKTIKEENIYRIEDVT; encoded by the coding sequence ATGAGTAAGAAAAAAAAGAAAAAAACAAAGAAACAACATTATATTCCTAGATTTGTATTAAGGGGTTTTTCTGATGATGGAATAAGTGTTAAAGTACATTATGTTTTAGAAAATACAGAAAAAACGATACAAATAAACAATTCTAAAGCTGGTGAATTTTGAATTAAAAATTTATATGAAGATGAGGATTATGAAACAAATTTATTAGAAGACAGACTATCCCTAATTGAGAGTCAGATAGCAGATATTTATATAAAAAAAATTTTAAAAAAAGACGAAATACACTTGAATAGATGGCATACAAAGTTATTAAGATTAAATGCTTTATTAGATAGTTCTAGGGCTTTTGCTTCTATTTTAGTTAGAGAAAATAAAAAAGGTGGAAAAATATTTAATGAAAGAAATTCTAAATTAACTAATTTAGAAATAAAGAAAAACTTTATTGAAAGAATTAAGTATCTTAGTTTTGATGTATACGATTATATGAAAAAAGAAGCGGATATGCTAGATGAAAAAGGTAAGGGATTTATTTCTAAAGATTTTCATAAAACATATGAGTTCTTTCTTGGTAATACATCTTATAGTGAATTACAAGAAAGTTTAAGTTTAAAGAATGAAATTGAACAAGCAACAAATTCTATATACAACCTTTATACAGCAAGAACCGTATTTATAAGGATTAGTGATGATTTAGATAAAAATTTCTTATACTCGGATGCACAATTGGTGGAGTTTTATGGCACTAAAATTTCTGAAGTTTCAAGAACTCCGATATTATGGGCTAAAATTATTAATCCCAAAAATGCTATAGTGTATGTAATAAAAGATATTCCTTTCAATAATGATAAAAGTGTATTTGCAAAGGAAACTTTTTGAGACCTTGAACTACCCAAAATTTTTGATGCAAAAAATCGTTTTATACCAAAAGATAAAAATAATTCACCTTATACTCGCAAAAATTCTAATGAAGATCAATATATTTTTGATAAGCATTTGTTGGTTAGTGATAGACAAGTTGATCTCATAAATGCAATGTTTTTATCACAGGCTCAAAAAGAAGTCGTTTATGTTGATGAAAAAGATTTGAAAAGTGCATTTAAAACAATAAAAGAAGAAAATATCTATAGAATTGAAGATGTGACTTAA
- a CDS encoding MMB_0454 family protein, whose protein sequence is MYISMERNSRGNLEIEEKILNKIIEFDVQNNSKGIEKTEAVVSLHHENTLFILVKMFVKNRDELSVDETKINTIIINSMEKTLLIRPKNIAFAYIKA, encoded by the coding sequence ATGTATATTTCAATGGAGAGAAACTCAAGAGGAAATCTTGAAATCGAAGAGAAAATTTTAAATAAGATTATAGAATTTGATGTTCAAAACAATTCAAAAGGAATTGAAAAAACAGAAGCTGTTGTTAGTTTACATCACGAAAATACTCTATTTATCTTAGTTAAAATGTTTGTAAAAAATAGAGATGAATTAAGTGTAGATGAAACAAAGATTAATACTATTATTATTAATTCTATGGAAAAAACATTACTAATTCGTCCAAAAAATATAGCATTTGCCTATATTAAAGCTTAA
- the efp gene encoding elongation factor P, whose translation MLVNDLRPGSTFLYEGNIFVVLENSFSKSGRQQGKVTVKVKNLRSGARVEMTFTGGDKVDKAMIEKKDMQYLYNDGNNCMLMDTETYDQVEIESSKLEWELKFLTDGTMVKMTEYEGEILGITIPEKMELTIVEAEPAVKGDTTSGAQKKAKVETGLEITVPLFIKEGEKVIINTNDGKYAGRASN comes from the coding sequence ATGTTAGTAAATGATTTAAGACCGGGAAGTACATTTTTATATGAAGGAAATATTTTTGTTGTTTTAGAAAACTCATTTTCAAAATCAGGAAGACAACAAGGGAAAGTTACAGTTAAAGTAAAAAACTTAAGATCTGGTGCAAGAGTTGAAATGACTTTTACAGGTGGAGATAAAGTTGATAAAGCTATGATTGAGAAAAAAGATATGCAATATCTTTACAATGATGGAAATAACTGTATGTTAATGGATACTGAAACTTATGATCAAGTTGAAATTGAATCTTCTAAATTAGAATGAGAATTAAAATTCTTAACTGATGGAACAATGGTAAAAATGACTGAATACGAAGGAGAAATCCTAGGAATTACAATTCCTGAAAAAATGGAATTAACAATAGTAGAAGCAGAACCTGCTGTAAAAGGTGACACAACAAGTGGTGCTCAGAAAAAAGCCAAAGTTGAAACAGGATTAGAAATAACTGTTCCTTTATTTATTAAAGAAGGAGAAAAAGTTATTATCAATACTAATGATGGAAAATATGCTGGTAGAGCTTCAAACTAG
- a CDS encoding Vmc-like lipoprotein signal peptide domain-containing protein, translating into MKKLITMMASISVVSFTSSVVVACANGPIVELNYQNGNDSHLSKLLSITKESLNDIKTAKALYDAIEVKVKDLDETKQIGESDLYEKTQYSITLKDKTGATISTRKDEDFGKTGERMFIVVNYSKTLNRKESDKFSVIETVESDIASFAIINRD; encoded by the coding sequence ATGAAAAAACTAATAACAATGATGGCATCCATCTCAGTAGTTTCTTTCACCTCTAGTGTTGTGGTGGCATGTGCCAACGGACCTATAGTTGAATTAAATTATCAAAATGGAAATGATAGCCATTTAAGTAAATTATTAAGCATCACAAAAGAGAGTCTAAATGACATAAAAACAGCAAAAGCTCTTTATGATGCAATTGAAGTAAAAGTTAAAGATTTAGATGAAACCAAACAAATTGGTGAATCAGATCTATATGAAAAAACTCAATATTCAATCACTTTAAAAGATAAAACGGGCGCAACAATTAGTACTAGAAAAGATGAGGATTTTGGTAAAACAGGAGAAAGAATGTTTATTGTAGTAAACTACTCTAAAACTCTAAATAGAAAAGAATCAGATAAATTTTCAGTTATTGAAACTGTAGAAAGTGATATTGCAAGTTTTGCAATTATCAATAGAGATTAA
- the fmt gene encoding methionyl-tRNA formyltransferase: MIVKYKVIFCGTPPIAVEILKGLESLEVEIVGVISQPDRMVGRKKEITYPPVKQYALEKGYKVLQPQKVGEAFEEIKSLEADFMITCAFGQFIPQKVLDLFKNSINVHASLLPKYRGGSPIHYAIMNGEKETGISLMKMIKKMDAGEVYAQESLEILNTDDNGSLFEKMGVLGKNMIQKYLMDIFENKLVGVEQDETKVTFAYNLPNEQEKIDWQLPSENIHNFIRALSPKPIAFSLLGEERIKIKKSELVDLEQLAHFNSSDFENGQIVLVDKKGMLVKTVDGFLRIVELQRSGKKMSHANTFNISKTNEEEILKFI; encoded by the coding sequence TTAATTGTGAAATATAAAGTAATATTTTGTGGAACTCCACCAATTGCTGTAGAAATTTTAAAAGGATTAGAAAGTTTAGAAGTTGAAATAGTGGGGGTTATTTCTCAACCTGACCGTATGGTTGGAAGAAAAAAAGAAATTACTTATCCTCCAGTAAAGCAATATGCTCTTGAAAAAGGTTATAAAGTACTTCAACCTCAAAAAGTAGGTGAAGCTTTTGAAGAGATAAAATCATTAGAAGCTGACTTTATGATAACTTGTGCTTTTGGTCAATTTATTCCTCAAAAAGTGTTGGATTTATTTAAAAATTCTATAAATGTACACGCATCTTTACTTCCAAAATACAGGGGTGGAAGTCCAATTCATTATGCTATTATGAACGGTGAAAAAGAAACTGGAATTTCATTGATGAAAATGATTAAAAAAATGGATGCTGGAGAAGTTTACGCTCAAGAAAGTTTAGAAATTTTAAACACTGATGATAATGGTAGTTTATTTGAAAAAATGGGTGTATTGGGAAAAAACATGATTCAAAAATATTTAATGGATATTTTTGAAAACAAATTAGTTGGAGTAGAACAAGATGAAACAAAAGTTACTTTTGCTTATAATCTTCCAAATGAACAAGAAAAAATTGATTGACAATTACCTTCTGAAAACATTCACAACTTTATTAGAGCTTTAAGTCCTAAACCAATAGCCTTTTCTCTATTGGGAGAAGAAAGAATTAAAATCAAAAAAAGTGAATTAGTTGATTTGGAACAATTGGCACATTTTAATTCTAGTGATTTTGAAAATGGTCAAATTGTTTTAGTTGATAAAAAGGGAATGTTAGTAAAAACTGTTGATGGTTTTTTAAGAATTGTTGAACTTCAACGTAGTGGTAAAAAAATGTCGCACGCTAATACCTTTAATATAAGTAAAACAAATGAAGAAGAAATATTAAAGTTTATTTAG
- a CDS encoding alpha/beta fold hydrolase → MREQKLVANDKKELHLYIWDDVKEVKGVMQLVHGSCEHSQRYDEVAKELNKIGVVVVSNDHRGHGKTADLENNELGYFADSNGWELIIDDLKLVNDFIKQNWPNKKVILFGHSMGSFMARTYLIKYGPTVDGAVISGTAWQPQIVLNVGKSVAKKHIKKHGPKYIDKFIYNLSYTAYGKKFKKEGKTGTEWLSQNKESNQKFINDPLCGQIFTSSAFLDMFMGIEFNQKKKNLKKMDKQMPIILVSGKNDPVGSFGKGVKKTYKAFKKHKLNVEMKLYPELRHEILFENTEGLVLNDLLTFVQNNI, encoded by the coding sequence ATGAGAGAACAAAAACTTGTAGCAAATGATAAAAAAGAATTACATTTATACATTTGAGATGATGTAAAAGAAGTTAAGGGCGTAATGCAATTAGTTCATGGTAGTTGTGAACATTCACAAAGATATGATGAAGTTGCAAAAGAACTTAACAAAATTGGTGTAGTTGTAGTTTCAAACGACCATAGAGGGCACGGTAAAACAGCCGATTTAGAAAATAATGAACTTGGTTATTTTGCAGATTCTAATGGTTGAGAGTTAATTATCGATGATTTAAAACTTGTAAATGATTTTATTAAACAAAATTGACCAAATAAGAAAGTTATCTTATTTGGTCACTCAATGGGAAGTTTTATGGCAAGAACATATTTAATCAAATATGGACCAACAGTTGATGGAGCGGTTATAAGCGGAACAGCTTGACAACCACAAATTGTATTAAACGTTGGAAAAAGTGTTGCTAAAAAACATATTAAAAAACATGGACCAAAATATATTGATAAATTTATATACAACTTAAGTTACACAGCTTATGGTAAAAAGTTTAAAAAAGAAGGAAAAACAGGAACAGAGTGATTAAGCCAAAATAAAGAAAGCAATCAAAAATTTATTAACGACCCACTTTGCGGACAAATATTTACTTCTTCAGCATTTTTGGATATGTTTATGGGAATTGAATTTAACCAAAAGAAAAAGAATTTAAAGAAAATGGATAAACAAATGCCTATAATTTTAGTTTCAGGTAAAAATGATCCAGTAGGTTCTTTTGGAAAAGGTGTTAAAAAGACATATAAAGCATTTAAAAAACACAAATTGAATGTTGAAATGAAATTATATCCAGAATTAAGACATGAAATTTTATTTGAAAATACAGAAGGATTAGTTTTAAATGATCTATTAACTTTTGTACAAAATAACATTTAA
- a CDS encoding GntR family transcriptional regulator, translating into MTQVYANKVIEEYLLNIIFDEKVDKSKALPSENFLATKFKVSRLTARTELTKLLNKGFLKVKKGSGYYVNPHINAMKGRAIGEEYKFSKKVIETIDNSYLGKILESTAFQIDKNLDDYIGYRKIFFDEKGEASLYINSFILKSEFEEIDLDFIKQSLISFMHANDVEVDNQVNLVEVLNANEFDIHLFGSEQKLTPVVFGILVSKKENIVEIFERRYRLEHFKLQFMKTW; encoded by the coding sequence GTGACACAGGTTTATGCAAACAAAGTCATAGAAGAATATTTATTAAATATTATTTTTGATGAAAAAGTTGATAAAAGCAAAGCTCTTCCAAGTGAAAATTTCTTGGCAACTAAATTTAAAGTATCTCGCTTAACTGCTAGAACTGAATTGACAAAACTTTTAAACAAAGGCTTTCTTAAAGTTAAAAAAGGCAGTGGTTATTATGTAAATCCTCATATTAATGCTATGAAGGGTAGAGCAATTGGAGAAGAATATAAATTTTCAAAGAAAGTTATTGAAACAATTGATAATTCTTATTTAGGAAAGATTTTAGAATCAACAGCTTTTCAAATTGATAAAAATCTTGATGACTATATAGGTTATAGAAAGATATTTTTTGATGAAAAAGGTGAAGCTTCTTTATACATAAATTCATTTATTTTAAAATCAGAATTTGAAGAAATAGATCTAGATTTCATAAAACAATCATTAATATCTTTTATGCATGCAAATGATGTTGAAGTGGACAATCAAGTTAATTTAGTAGAAGTATTAAACGCAAATGAATTTGATATTCATTTGTTTGGAAGTGAACAAAAATTAACTCCAGTGGTTTTTGGAATATTGGTTTCAAAAAAAGAAAATATAGTAGAAATTTTTGAGAGAAGATATAGACTAGAACACTTTAAATTACAGTTTATGAAAACTTGATAA
- a CDS encoding PTS transporter subunit EIIC: protein MAKQKLLDIVDDSYLDKLMAALGGKENIQYSTHCLTRLRIVLADPEKLNEAEIKKMDGVKGTFTASGQFQIVYGTDVAKIYTKFAKKFGLSQLSKQDIKREVLKKENWFKKFLNYMSDIFIPIVPVLVSGGIILGIRNIFEANFNENYFMGFDANGDPILGWSMVGASQFINGLNAFLWIPAQACFWWLPVHICWSIFKKMGANEILGIIVGLTLLISPMLNVYEVFNSDGLGSLWIWDIVDQLEKQGKDVAFDWGFMQYPWKIAYTSQVIPAIGVGITGSYICLWITRVCPNVINQILIPTVTVLASYTLALFIIGPVGYIMGSAIGLAFQWALTNDVAKYIFAPLIGLFHAGLVITGMHHLLNAVMIQNVAQYGGDFVFMSVCAQAIGQGSAVLGWMILNRKDPKAKEVGSSAVVAAYLGVTEPALYGVNIKYLFPFIAGSIGSSISLFICVMAGVSAQAIGNGSWLGILSVQVNSKMEGVTTWGGTGYLWFAIANVLNASLSVTLAMIFGKMSVFKKFDPDYIPTAEDVKKLEAKKLAKENKKAAKTKVEKSAASI from the coding sequence ATGGCAAAACAAAAATTACTTGATATAGTAGATGATTCTTATTTAGATAAGTTAATGGCGGCATTGGGTGGAAAAGAAAATATTCAATATTCTACTCACTGTTTGACAAGACTTAGAATAGTTTTAGCAGATCCTGAAAAACTAAATGAGGCTGAAATTAAAAAAATGGATGGTGTAAAAGGTACTTTTACAGCATCTGGTCAATTTCAAATAGTTTATGGAACTGATGTTGCAAAAATTTACACTAAATTTGCTAAAAAATTTGGTTTATCGCAGCTTTCAAAACAAGATATTAAAAGAGAAGTATTAAAAAAAGAAAATTGATTTAAAAAATTCTTGAACTACATGTCAGATATATTTATTCCAATTGTTCCAGTGTTGGTATCTGGGGGGATTATTTTAGGGATTAGAAATATATTTGAAGCTAATTTCAATGAAAATTATTTTATGGGATTTGACGCAAATGGAGACCCAATATTGGGTTGAAGTATGGTTGGAGCCTCACAATTTATTAATGGATTAAATGCATTCTTGTGGATACCTGCACAAGCATGTTTCTGGTGGTTACCAGTACATATTTGTTGAAGTATATTCAAAAAAATGGGTGCAAACGAAATATTGGGAATTATTGTAGGACTTACATTATTAATTTCTCCAATGTTAAACGTTTATGAAGTATTTAACTCAGATGGACTTGGAAGTCTATGAATTTGAGATATTGTAGATCAACTAGAAAAACAAGGAAAAGATGTTGCATTTGACTGAGGATTTATGCAATATCCATGAAAAATAGCATATACATCTCAAGTTATTCCAGCAATTGGAGTAGGAATAACTGGTTCATATATTTGTCTATGAATTACAAGAGTTTGTCCAAATGTTATTAATCAAATTTTAATACCAACAGTTACAGTTCTTGCAAGTTATACTTTAGCGTTATTCATTATTGGTCCAGTTGGATATATTATGGGTAGTGCAATTGGACTTGCATTCCAATGAGCATTAACAAATGATGTGGCAAAATATATATTTGCACCATTAATTGGTTTATTCCATGCAGGCCTTGTAATTACGGGAATGCATCACTTATTAAATGCGGTTATGATTCAAAACGTAGCTCAATACGGTGGGGACTTTGTATTTATGTCTGTTTGTGCACAAGCAATCGGACAAGGAAGTGCAGTTCTTGGATGAATGATTTTAAATAGAAAAGATCCAAAAGCAAAAGAAGTAGGTTCATCAGCAGTTGTTGCAGCCTATCTTGGAGTTACAGAACCTGCACTATATGGGGTAAATATAAAATACTTATTCCCATTCATAGCAGGTTCAATAGGTTCTTCAATATCACTATTTATTTGTGTTATGGCAGGGGTTTCTGCACAAGCAATTGGTAATGGTAGTTGATTGGGAATCTTAAGTGTTCAAGTAAATTCAAAAATGGAAGGAGTTACTACATGAGGGGGAACAGGTTACTTGTGATTTGCAATAGCCAACGTTCTAAATGCTTCATTATCGGTTACTCTGGCAATGATATTTGGTAAGATGTCTGTATTTAAGAAATTTGATCCAGACTACATACCAACAGCTGAAGATGTTAAAAAATTGGAAGCTAAAAAATTAGCAAAAGAAAATAAAAAAGCTGCTAAAACTAAAGTTGAAAAAAGTGCAGCAAGTATTTAA